A genomic window from Pelagicoccus albus includes:
- a CDS encoding ammonium transporter encodes MHSVFNLSRLTKILLLLFAVGFALSQGGELFAQHRVTEGTYDEYIDTITAEESFFTISNVWLIVCAAMVFMMHLGFATLESGLTRAKNTINIIFKNLFVISSGLLLYALVGFRTMYPGTEFNGIMSFGFWIDVNPADYLDIMSAKYANYTWWTDFIFQAMFAATAATIVSGAVAERVKLSSFMVFTIVIVGFAYPVAGSWEWGSGWLDRNGFHDFAGSSIVHAFGGYAALACILILGPRRGKYGTPGPSKPIVGHSMPLAAVGVFLLWFGWFGFNGGSVLSAHPEQIGLVVTNTALAGAAGCLACMVATQIILKKPDVSMALNGVLAGLVGITAGADSMMPASAIVVGAISGVLVVFAILFFEKIKIDDPVGATSVHGVCGTWGTLAVGFFGEAPVLWQLIGCLSYALFAFVFSFVVFYLIKLVMGVRVSAEEEDVGLDISEHGQEAYSID; translated from the coding sequence ATGCATAGCGTATTCAACCTTTCTCGACTCACTAAAATTCTCCTTCTGCTTTTCGCTGTTGGATTCGCTCTCTCGCAAGGCGGCGAACTTTTCGCTCAACATCGCGTAACCGAGGGCACCTACGACGAATACATAGACACGATCACCGCAGAGGAATCGTTCTTCACCATAAGCAACGTCTGGCTTATCGTATGCGCCGCCATGGTTTTCATGATGCACCTCGGCTTCGCCACCTTGGAGTCCGGCCTCACTCGAGCCAAGAACACGATCAACATCATATTCAAGAACTTGTTCGTTATCAGTTCGGGTTTGCTTCTGTATGCTCTAGTCGGCTTTCGCACCATGTATCCAGGTACTGAATTCAATGGCATCATGTCTTTCGGCTTCTGGATAGACGTAAACCCAGCGGACTACTTAGACATCATGAGCGCCAAGTACGCGAACTATACTTGGTGGACTGACTTTATCTTCCAAGCGATGTTCGCGGCTACCGCCGCCACGATCGTATCGGGCGCTGTGGCAGAGCGCGTAAAACTGAGCAGTTTCATGGTATTCACCATTGTGATCGTAGGTTTCGCTTATCCTGTGGCAGGCTCTTGGGAGTGGGGTTCTGGCTGGCTAGACCGCAACGGTTTTCACGACTTCGCTGGCTCTTCGATCGTCCACGCCTTCGGAGGCTACGCCGCTCTCGCTTGTATCCTTATTTTGGGGCCAAGAAGAGGCAAGTATGGCACGCCTGGCCCCAGTAAACCCATCGTGGGACACAGCATGCCCTTGGCTGCGGTTGGTGTTTTCCTCCTTTGGTTCGGTTGGTTTGGCTTCAATGGCGGCTCCGTTCTTAGCGCCCACCCCGAGCAAATCGGTCTTGTTGTTACCAACACAGCGCTCGCAGGCGCAGCTGGCTGCCTCGCTTGTATGGTCGCCACTCAAATCATCCTGAAAAAGCCAGATGTCTCTATGGCTCTTAATGGGGTACTAGCGGGGCTGGTAGGCATTACTGCCGGGGCCGACTCCATGATGCCAGCTTCTGCAATCGTAGTGGGAGCTATCTCAGGTGTGCTGGTTGTGTTCGCGATCCTCTTTTTCGAAAAGATCAAAATCGACGACCCTGTCGGGGCCACTTCAGTACACGGAGTTTGCGGAACGTGGGGAACCTTGGCGGTTGGCTTCTTTGGTGAAGCTCCCGTCCTCTGGCAGCTAATCGGTTGCCTCTCCTATGCCTTATTCGCGTTCGTATTCTCTTTTGTCGTCTTCTACCTAATCAAATTAGTCATGGGAGTTAGAGTAAGCGCCGAAGAAGAAGATGTCGGATTGGACATCTCGGAGCACGGACAAGAAGCCTACTCAATCGACTAG
- the ggt gene encoding gamma-glutamyltransferase, translated as MSKSTLAFALGALAMTASLYAAPEPPIYNSQSTSHPESGLHGMVSSREKLATEAALGVLKDGGNAIDAAVTLGFAMAVTTPQAGNLGGGGFMLIRSADTDTTIAIDYREKAPLAAHKDMFLNENGDVDKELSRYSHLAAGVPGTVAGFALALEKYGTITLAEALAPAIDLATNGFPINEDLYESLKTGKPRLESHAPQTIDIYYDEEGKPYPPGHIIKLPNLGKSLQLIAEQGPSAFYEGPIADLIVKDMEAHGGMITKADLANYQAVEREPVRGNYKGYEIVSMPPPSSGGVHIIQMLNILEPLDLKQYGHNSAQSIHLMAETMKYAYADRSKHLGDSDFNPVPVEWLTSKDYADEIRSKLSMGKATPSTEILPGEPIHEGLDTTNYTVIDNKGNAVANTYTVNFSFGSKIMPPGTGFFLNNEMDDFSSKPGVPNAYGLIGGEYNSIESEKRMLSSMSPTLVLKDGEPFLLTGSRGGSQIITVVLQVLLNVMEHEMNLSEAVAASRIHHQWLPDKLFVERGLSQDTKAILTEKGYEVVEGRAMGTANSVSKEDGVYYGAGDPRRPDTFAEGF; from the coding sequence ATGTCTAAGTCTACACTCGCCTTCGCGTTGGGGGCTCTCGCAATGACGGCCAGCCTCTATGCCGCTCCAGAACCTCCCATCTACAATAGCCAGTCGACAAGCCATCCTGAGTCAGGCTTGCATGGCATGGTATCCAGTCGTGAAAAACTGGCTACAGAAGCGGCTCTGGGCGTCTTAAAAGATGGAGGAAACGCTATCGATGCAGCCGTGACCCTAGGCTTCGCTATGGCTGTCACCACTCCACAGGCCGGAAACCTTGGAGGAGGAGGCTTCATGCTTATCCGATCTGCGGATACAGATACAACGATTGCTATCGACTATCGGGAAAAAGCGCCGCTCGCGGCCCATAAGGACATGTTCCTGAATGAGAATGGGGATGTCGACAAAGAGCTATCTCGCTACAGCCACCTCGCGGCCGGAGTTCCTGGCACAGTCGCAGGCTTCGCCTTGGCCTTGGAAAAATACGGAACGATTACCCTAGCCGAAGCCTTGGCTCCCGCAATCGATCTCGCAACAAATGGCTTCCCGATAAACGAAGATTTGTACGAATCGTTGAAAACGGGGAAACCACGTCTGGAGAGTCATGCCCCGCAAACCATCGACATTTACTACGATGAAGAAGGGAAACCGTATCCACCTGGCCATATCATCAAGTTGCCGAATCTGGGTAAGTCACTGCAACTGATAGCCGAACAAGGCCCGTCTGCGTTCTACGAGGGCCCGATTGCTGACCTAATCGTAAAGGACATGGAAGCCCACGGCGGTATGATCACCAAAGCGGATCTAGCCAACTACCAAGCCGTCGAACGCGAACCCGTTCGCGGCAACTACAAGGGATACGAGATCGTTTCCATGCCGCCGCCCAGCTCCGGAGGCGTGCATATCATACAGATGCTAAACATTCTCGAACCTCTCGATCTAAAGCAGTACGGGCACAATAGCGCCCAGTCCATCCACCTCATGGCGGAGACGATGAAGTACGCCTACGCAGACCGCTCTAAGCATCTCGGCGATAGCGATTTCAATCCCGTACCCGTGGAATGGCTCACTTCCAAAGACTACGCCGACGAGATCCGTTCCAAGCTCAGTATGGGAAAAGCGACTCCGAGCACCGAGATCCTACCGGGCGAGCCCATTCACGAAGGCTTGGATACCACCAACTACACCGTGATCGACAACAAGGGGAACGCCGTAGCCAACACGTATACAGTCAACTTTTCCTTCGGATCCAAGATTATGCCCCCGGGCACCGGCTTTTTCCTCAACAACGAAATGGACGACTTCTCGTCCAAGCCAGGGGTTCCGAACGCATACGGACTCATTGGCGGAGAATACAATTCCATCGAATCGGAGAAACGGATGCTTAGCTCGATGTCTCCGACCTTGGTACTGAAAGACGGCGAGCCGTTCCTGCTCACCGGTAGCCGAGGTGGCAGTCAAATCATCACAGTGGTGCTGCAAGTGCTTCTCAACGTGATGGAGCACGAAATGAACCTTTCCGAAGCCGTAGCCGCGTCCCGGATACACCACCAATGGCTGCCAGACAAACTCTTCGTCGAACGCGGGCTTAGCCAAGATACAAAAGCGATTTTGACTGAGAAAGGCTACGAAGTCGTAGAGGGCCGGGCTATGGGCACCGCCAATTCAGTCTCCAAGGAAGATGGAGTCTACTACGGGGCGGGTGATCCACGCCGTCCGGATACTTTCGCGGAAGGATTCTAG
- a CDS encoding glycosyltransferase, with the protein MKLALVTETYPPEINGVAMTLSQLVAGLREKGHQVQVVRPLQTSETCEPTSKPDSITVSGLPIPRYPDLRFGLPSRNRLIHSWQKSRPDIVHVATEGPLGLSAIRAAKRMGIPSTSTFHTNFHSYSEHYNAKFATRLVLAFLRWIHNQTESTMAPTQELADQLAAEGFRNTAVFGRGVNLKVFNPQARDQGLRRSWGADPETPVIIHVSRLAAEKNYSLLLKSYKAILHACPNAKFVIVGGGPMESALKRDFPFAIFPGAIPLENRPALARLYASSDIFLYPSKTETYGNVATEAMACGNALVGFDYAAPGQHIKQGITGFKADLDDDESFVEHGLKLATNTQLRREIGLAASGYSEAFDWQPIVDRFESILFQVKAENEMALLP; encoded by the coding sequence GTGAAACTAGCCCTAGTAACCGAAACCTATCCGCCCGAGATCAATGGGGTCGCGATGACCCTAAGCCAATTGGTCGCAGGGCTGCGCGAAAAAGGCCACCAGGTTCAAGTCGTACGCCCCCTCCAAACCAGCGAGACGTGCGAACCCACTTCCAAACCGGATAGCATAACGGTATCCGGTCTTCCCATACCGAGATACCCCGACTTGCGATTCGGTCTGCCTTCCCGGAACCGCCTGATCCACTCCTGGCAAAAAAGCAGGCCCGACATCGTCCATGTCGCCACAGAGGGACCTTTAGGGCTGTCGGCCATTAGAGCTGCCAAACGGATGGGCATTCCCAGCACCTCTACCTTTCATACCAACTTCCATAGTTACAGCGAGCACTACAACGCTAAGTTCGCTACGCGCCTAGTGCTCGCCTTCTTGCGTTGGATACATAACCAGACCGAGAGCACCATGGCTCCCACCCAGGAGCTGGCAGATCAACTGGCAGCCGAGGGCTTCCGAAACACCGCCGTTTTCGGCAGAGGCGTAAACCTGAAAGTGTTCAACCCTCAAGCTAGGGACCAAGGTCTCCGCCGTAGTTGGGGAGCGGATCCGGAGACTCCAGTCATTATCCATGTTAGTCGTCTGGCCGCGGAGAAAAACTACAGCTTACTCCTCAAATCCTACAAAGCCATCTTACATGCCTGCCCCAACGCGAAGTTCGTGATTGTTGGAGGCGGCCCGATGGAAAGCGCTTTGAAACGAGATTTCCCTTTCGCCATCTTTCCGGGAGCAATCCCGCTGGAAAACCGCCCCGCTCTTGCACGCCTCTACGCGTCGAGCGACATTTTTCTATATCCCAGCAAAACCGAAACTTATGGGAACGTTGCGACCGAAGCGATGGCTTGCGGAAACGCTTTGGTAGGCTTCGATTACGCTGCGCCCGGGCAGCACATCAAACAGGGAATCACTGGCTTCAAGGCGGATTTGGACGACGATGAATCCTTCGTGGAGCACGGCCTAAAACTCGCTACAAACACACAACTCCGCAGGGAAATCGGGCTAGCTGCTTCGGGCTACTCGGAGGCTTTCGATTGGCAGCCGATAGTCGATCGCTTCGAATCGATACTCTTTCAGGTCAAAGCTGAAAATGAGATGGCTCTCCTCCCCTAG
- a CDS encoding aldehyde dehydrogenase family protein has product MRKSLLSMAMIGGRPCIGDERFDVIDPSSGSAFASAPLCGADHLESAVLAAEKAQPAWAKAERARRTALLTCANTILRNRAELARLITKEQGKPLPEAKNEVAYAADVFKTYAEMEIPSKDLSEGNAPRTLLLNRPYGIVGLITPWNFPIATIAVKLAPALLAGNAVILKPSPLAPLSPLHLGKILNRDLPSGIFNCLSGFKDLGEWIARHPKIRKLSVTASIPTGRAVLSEAASEIKSVTLELGGNDPAIVLPDSQPHNIASEILESAWRNAGQVCSAIKRIYVHESRYEELTEVLSAEMANYVVGNGFVEGVRIGPLTTKQSVERVEEMISSAYKSGAAILSYPRTNEDSGFFTTPAIVKDIDSSHPLVSDEQFAPILPIVPYKTIEQAIAWANDSNYGLSASVWTTNPRMGYDVASQLECGRVGVNGHKRATTHAPFGGFKHSGIGRELGTWGLAEMLEHQVVNIFD; this is encoded by the coding sequence ATGCGAAAGTCGCTCCTCAGCATGGCCATGATAGGTGGTCGTCCTTGTATCGGAGACGAGCGATTCGACGTTATCGATCCCTCTTCTGGAAGCGCTTTCGCTTCAGCTCCCCTCTGTGGTGCGGATCACTTGGAATCTGCAGTCCTAGCTGCCGAGAAGGCTCAGCCGGCGTGGGCTAAAGCAGAGAGAGCCCGTCGAACGGCCTTGCTCACTTGTGCCAATACGATCCTGCGAAACCGGGCGGAACTAGCCCGGCTGATCACCAAGGAGCAAGGCAAGCCGCTACCTGAGGCTAAAAACGAAGTCGCTTACGCAGCGGATGTATTCAAAACCTACGCCGAGATGGAGATTCCCAGCAAGGATCTCTCAGAGGGCAACGCGCCTCGCACCCTGCTTCTCAATAGGCCTTACGGCATCGTGGGTCTGATAACACCTTGGAACTTCCCCATCGCGACCATCGCAGTCAAACTCGCCCCTGCCTTGCTGGCGGGAAATGCGGTGATTCTTAAGCCCTCACCCCTTGCTCCCTTATCGCCTCTTCATCTCGGGAAGATCCTTAATCGCGATCTACCTTCCGGCATCTTCAACTGCCTCTCAGGTTTTAAGGACCTTGGAGAATGGATCGCGAGACATCCTAAGATCAGAAAACTTTCAGTGACAGCCTCGATCCCGACTGGGAGAGCAGTACTCTCTGAAGCAGCTTCGGAGATTAAGTCAGTCACCTTAGAGCTTGGTGGGAACGATCCAGCTATCGTTCTGCCGGATTCCCAGCCTCATAACATTGCAAGTGAGATCCTAGAATCTGCCTGGAGAAATGCCGGCCAAGTCTGCAGCGCGATTAAAAGGATCTACGTTCACGAATCGCGCTACGAGGAACTGACCGAAGTGTTGTCAGCCGAGATGGCAAACTACGTTGTCGGAAACGGTTTCGTCGAAGGCGTTCGTATCGGCCCTTTAACGACAAAACAATCCGTCGAGCGAGTCGAGGAAATGATCTCCAGTGCCTACAAGTCTGGGGCAGCCATTCTAAGTTATCCACGGACCAACGAGGACTCCGGATTCTTTACCACCCCTGCGATCGTAAAAGATATCGATTCCTCTCATCCTCTCGTCTCTGACGAGCAATTCGCTCCCATCCTCCCCATCGTTCCCTACAAGACGATAGAGCAAGCGATCGCTTGGGCCAACGATTCAAATTACGGCTTATCGGCCTCGGTTTGGACAACGAATCCAAGAATGGGCTACGATGTGGCGTCACAACTCGAGTGCGGGCGCGTAGGAGTAAATGGCCACAAAAGAGCAACCACTCATGCCCCTTTCGGAGGTTTCAAACACTCCGGTATCGGGCGGGAGTTGGGAACTTGGGGCTTAGCTGAGATGCTCGAACACCAAGTGGTCAATATCTTCGACTAG
- a CDS encoding RidA family protein, with translation MGLLPQHRLGYVAGIFALAATAYVGLRYIGAHSNNRITVHEQPELPYADAVEVQPGSEYFYTWGVTASPRMKEIARNSVENRYGDTYEQTFSVLTQLTADLAEVGLTLRDVVNVRAYIVADPEPDFDGWNRAFEQFFGTVTNPHKPARTTVGISRLFHSDYRVEVEFIAVFPDGRGPHVVGSRQHERYTRLSRTETSDRWKSYGRPVWPMSTGKATMANTGTFFSSSVRPESMIPNPPPGFFMYGTIAQQSASLFKQMGQQLKAAGLSYSDVFFIRACVYPGKDSISKSFATFNKEYNKYFNNARNPNRPTRTVMSTPGFNYRKQSISIEYYAAYPSDSDKEFPTAKVSSGTTSKVVDSKPIGAAGVSVAPDAKMVFLAGSISSVEGDIKTQAASALEALKARVESAGGSFADLVHVRAYIAEGDQKTLDQRIAAWEALFAETFGTENPPALTTLPVVSIVGGGPIEIEAAAAIRIQE, from the coding sequence ATGGGACTACTTCCACAACACAGACTGGGCTACGTAGCGGGCATTTTCGCTCTCGCTGCCACAGCCTACGTCGGTCTTCGCTACATCGGAGCGCATTCCAATAACCGCATCACGGTGCACGAACAGCCTGAGCTACCATACGCTGATGCGGTGGAAGTCCAGCCTGGCTCGGAGTACTTCTACACTTGGGGTGTCACTGCCAGCCCTCGTATGAAGGAAATCGCCCGTAATAGCGTGGAGAATCGTTATGGTGATACTTATGAGCAGACATTCAGCGTTTTGACCCAACTTACTGCCGATCTGGCAGAAGTGGGTCTCACGCTTAGAGACGTGGTCAACGTGCGAGCTTACATCGTGGCGGATCCCGAGCCCGACTTCGACGGCTGGAACCGAGCGTTCGAGCAGTTTTTCGGAACAGTGACGAATCCACACAAGCCCGCGCGTACCACCGTCGGCATCTCAAGACTCTTTCATTCTGACTATCGAGTGGAGGTAGAGTTCATCGCGGTTTTCCCTGACGGGAGAGGTCCCCACGTGGTGGGGTCTCGCCAACATGAACGCTACACCCGCCTGAGCAGGACCGAGACAAGCGACCGTTGGAAATCCTACGGTCGCCCTGTCTGGCCCATGAGTACCGGCAAGGCAACCATGGCCAATACCGGAACCTTCTTCTCCTCTTCCGTCCGGCCAGAATCCATGATTCCAAATCCTCCTCCTGGGTTCTTCATGTACGGGACAATAGCCCAACAATCGGCTTCCCTCTTCAAACAGATGGGGCAGCAACTGAAAGCGGCTGGCTTGAGCTACTCGGACGTTTTCTTTATCCGCGCCTGCGTTTACCCAGGCAAAGATTCTATTTCCAAGAGCTTCGCCACGTTCAACAAAGAGTACAACAAGTACTTCAACAACGCGAGAAACCCAAACCGTCCGACTCGTACAGTGATGTCGACACCTGGGTTCAACTACCGCAAGCAAAGCATTTCAATCGAGTACTACGCTGCGTATCCATCGGATAGCGACAAGGAATTCCCAACCGCTAAAGTATCAAGTGGAACGACCAGCAAAGTAGTGGATTCGAAACCTATCGGCGCAGCAGGAGTGTCCGTAGCTCCAGACGCGAAAATGGTTTTCTTAGCCGGCAGCATTTCTTCGGTAGAGGGAGACATTAAGACCCAGGCTGCATCTGCCCTTGAGGCACTCAAGGCGAGAGTCGAATCAGCCGGAGGGAGCTTCGCTGACCTGGTCCATGTGCGTGCCTACATCGCTGAAGGAGATCAAAAAACTCTCGACCAGCGTATAGCAGCTTGGGAAGCGCTGTTTGCCGAAACCTTTGGCACGGAAAATCCTCCGGCCCTCACGACTTTACCAGTCGTGTCGATTGTGGGAGGGGGTCCGATCGAGATCGAAGCCGCGGCCGCAATCAGAATTCAGGAATAA
- a CDS encoding dipeptidase: MTRLRALTGCLAAASLLVSGYAEDAPKRIPRTDMSDTELEVMAREIHAAHLTIDTHMDVPMVLKRPGFDISKEYSWYENASQVDFPRMKKGGIDGGFFVVYVGQGPLTHEGRAQAIDAGFEIADLIRKTVEEHSDIAAIATSSDEAYAIRETGKRVVFLGIENGYTIGRNLDLLKDYYEKGVRYFGVTHSKNNDLGDSSTDPKGNMHMGLSDLGLAAIEECNRLGIMVDISHSSDKTAWDILEASATPVIASHSGSYANYPHPRNLNDALLKEIAARDGVVQMNMFSAYMMEVQPNEERSSAMSLWFKNYRGGKELSEAESLKSVDEYVAIQQKYPKPLSTVSAVVDHIDHMVEIMGVDHIGISGDFDGGGGVDGSMDIGQMMPITIEMLRRGYTEEDLKKFWGANVMRVLDACQSYAESLVPEEED, from the coding sequence ATGACTCGACTACGCGCACTGACCGGCTGCCTCGCCGCGGCTTCGCTCCTAGTAAGTGGATACGCTGAAGACGCTCCAAAACGTATCCCACGCACCGATATGAGCGACACGGAGCTGGAGGTAATGGCTCGCGAGATCCACGCCGCGCACCTGACGATCGACACTCATATGGACGTGCCGATGGTCCTGAAACGACCAGGATTTGACATCTCCAAAGAGTATAGCTGGTACGAAAACGCTAGCCAGGTGGACTTCCCCCGTATGAAAAAGGGCGGGATCGATGGGGGCTTTTTCGTGGTTTACGTCGGCCAAGGTCCCCTCACCCACGAAGGTCGTGCACAAGCCATAGACGCTGGGTTCGAGATTGCTGACCTGATACGCAAAACAGTGGAAGAGCACAGCGACATTGCGGCAATTGCCACGTCTTCCGACGAAGCTTACGCCATCCGGGAAACCGGGAAACGTGTCGTGTTTCTTGGAATCGAAAACGGTTACACGATCGGCCGAAATCTCGACCTGCTCAAAGACTACTACGAAAAGGGCGTACGCTATTTTGGCGTGACTCATAGCAAAAACAACGACCTCGGAGACTCTTCCACAGACCCGAAGGGCAATATGCATATGGGCCTCTCAGACTTGGGTCTCGCTGCGATCGAGGAATGCAACCGACTCGGTATCATGGTGGATATCTCGCACTCCTCGGACAAGACGGCATGGGATATCCTCGAGGCCTCCGCAACCCCAGTCATTGCCTCGCATAGCGGCAGCTACGCCAATTACCCGCATCCAAGAAATCTGAACGATGCCCTCTTGAAGGAAATTGCGGCCCGCGATGGCGTAGTGCAAATGAACATGTTTAGCGCTTACATGATGGAAGTTCAGCCCAATGAGGAGCGTTCCTCTGCGATGAGCCTGTGGTTCAAGAATTACCGAGGAGGCAAGGAGCTTAGCGAGGCGGAAAGCCTGAAATCAGTCGATGAATACGTAGCGATTCAGCAGAAGTATCCAAAGCCCCTATCAACCGTATCCGCTGTAGTTGACCACATCGACCACATGGTCGAAATCATGGGAGTGGACCATATCGGAATTAGCGGTGACTTCGACGGAGGAGGCGGTGTAGACGGCTCCATGGATATCGGACAAATGATGCCAATCACCATCGAGATGTTGAGACGCGGCTACACCGAGGAGGACTTGAAAAAGTTCTGGGGGGCAAACGTCATGCGTGTTTTGGACGCCTGCCAAAGCTACGCCGAAAGCCTCGTTCCAGAAGAGGAAGATTAA